A genomic segment from Etheostoma spectabile isolate EspeVRDwgs_2016 chromosome 11, UIUC_Espe_1.0, whole genome shotgun sequence encodes:
- the sona gene encoding serine/arginine repetitive matrix protein 2, giving the protein MECALGIPSGDEEAPEKDEMNAKEGIEPPHKKNKKHRKHKSKKKKRKKKGEKESSSESGAESDAEPPPPPRAVRTTRASARLAAATGAGDPAGLKEECRRDVITDRADTEGDAKSKKHKRHAAKKKKKKKKKEEKQEKKSPSRSPSESSSASGSESEGEGGKGAGDGKYSPAAASELQDPASKLVSKSKRGEKPEVLGVKKEELSDMDVSPSGGKGSNTNRSEKDIRSPSAGQDEITQTVMVKTEGSHADGTFSHAQELPDIIPKQEAGTARDDPVLKDQANSTQKAKVRERDSSRSRSPSPPRSIDIKRSGSSHSRSPTSSPSRQHSDGQTASAKKERSRTHSRSTSKGKRSTTPIKCRQLSRSQSRSQSPKSRKKSLTPSPKRAICQSRSTSRSLTPKKISKSPRKSKSPKRRRSSLSVSPKRRRSSRSPKRKVSRSPKRGGRRSPSLSRSPRRSRRSESRPRGGTTHSRARSPRRGGAVGRHSRSRSITRNRRSSSKSRRPIRRSRSRSLARRAGGRRSRSRSLSKRRRSPPPRSRRSRSRSTRRSRRTRSRSVVVLKRNRRSRSKSPRKRTRSRTPPCRRRSRSPARRNRSPPRSGKRSKSRSLSQRHRSKSHSPLPVKRKSKSPRKSGRRSKSKSVSVGLNRSKSRSESSDGRSDNSSPARSTSSSPVKQIKASSPEAKQTTGESGGFTATAGAWKPMPSSDASSPQARSSSDTLQEQPQALSPNHDKEQRPRASSSNERNVSRSRSGSREPSTGPDGSDCSAASDEEEVSSSPVKMVSKHQKSSTSSPRRSTSKSTSRRKQSRSKSPVRKRESVSPSERKKRRSKSRSPAWRRRSRSAARRKRSHSKSRTRIRRSKSRSPARKRRSRSPNARGKRRSKSTDRSKRSKSRSTGRRKRSGDRSRRSRSRSSDRRRRSRSRGRGRRPVFRSRSFDRRDRWKREPSHSPVLILRKQRRSGSRTRRSTSKTPPRLTDLDKDQLLEIAKANAAAMCAKAGVPIPESLRPKAILQLPLPTPSPTPLSLPLPLPLPMGMGMPNMPNMPNMGQMGMPNIPGMPSMSNITMSAAMASMTAATMTAALTNMGALAAMPPLAPLPTITNKPPPCLVPPTPTLNLDHIEEAKRKVTQQANIHTIKELTEKCKMIANSKEEMAIAKPHVSDDES; this is encoded by the exons ATGGAATGTGCATTGGGCATACCGTCAG GTGATGAAGAGGCACCTGAGAAAGATGAAATGAATGCCAAGGAAGGGATTGAGCCACCccacaagaaaaacaagaagcacagaaaacacaagagcaagaagaagaagaggaagaagaagggggAAAAGGAGAGCAGTTCAGAATCTGGTGCTGAGTCGGATGCAGAGCCTCCGCCGCCGCCGAGGGCTGTCAGGACCACCAGAGCCAG TGCCAGACTGGCAGCAGCTACAGGAGCTGGAGACCCAGCTGGGCTAAAGGAGGAGTGCAGAAGGGATGTAATTACAG ATCGTGCAGACACAGAGGGAGATGCaaaatccaaaaaacacaaaagacacgctgccaagaagaagaaaaagaagaagaagaaagaagaaaagcaggaaaagaaaTCCCCATCTCGCTCTCCATCTGAAAGCAGCTCAGCTTCAGGCTCTGAGTCTGAAGGTGAAGGAGGGAAAGGGGCTGGTGATGGCAAATACTCTCCTGCTGCAGCATCTGAACTGCAAGACCCTGCATCCAAACTGGTTTCAAAAAGCAAACGAGGGGAGAAACCTGAAGTGCTTGGAGTGAAGAAAGAGGAGCTATCAGATATGGATGTGTCCCCATCTGGAGGGAAGGGCAGTAATACCAATCGATCTGAAAAAGATATCAGGTCCCCCTCCGCAGGCCAGGATGAGATAACACAGACAGTAATGGTTAAGACAGAAGGTAGTCATGCTGATGGTACATTCAGCCATGCCCAGGAACTCCCTGACATTATCCCTAAACAGGAAGCTGGTACTGCAAGAGATGACCCCGTCCTGAAAGATCAGGCAAATTCAACTCAGAAGGCAAAGGTCAGGGAGCGTGATTCATCCAGGTCCAGGTCTCCTTCCCCTCCCAGGAGCATAGACATTAAAAGGTCTGGGTCAAGTCATAGTCGTTCCCCAACATCTAGTCCTAGCAGGCAGCACTCTGACGGGCAAACAGCATCAGCAAAGAAAGAACGATCAAGGACCCATTCCAGGTCAACCTCTAAGGGAAAACGGTCTACCACCCCTATAAAGTGTCGGCAGCTTTCCCGCTCTCAGTCACGCTCTCAGTCCCCTAAATCTAGGAAGAAGTCTCTCACCCCGTCTCCCAAGAGAGCTATCTGTCAGTCCCGGTCGACCTCTCGCTCCCTCACACCAAAGAAGATATCAAAGTCTCCAAGGAAGTCAAAGTCTCCTAAACGTCGGAGGAGTTCATTGTCTGTTTCTCCAAAGCGACGCAGAAGTTCCCGCTCTCCTAAAAGAAAGGTGTCACGATCCCCTAAACGTGGGGGGCGCAGGTCCCCCTCCCTATCTCGGTCTCCAAGGAGAAGTCGAAGGTCAGAGTCACGACCCCGTGGAGGCACAACTCACTCCAGGGCCCGCTCACCTAGAAGAGGTGGTGCAGTTGGCAGGCATTCAAGGTCACGTTCAATCACTAGAAACCGCCGCTCCAGCTCTAAATCAAGACGCCCTATACGCCGCTCTCGGTCGCGATCACTGGCAAGACGTGCAGGAGGTAGGCGCTCCAGGAGTCGATCTTTGTCTAAACGTAGGCGGTCACCACCCCCCAGATCCCGCCGCTCACGCTCCCGGTCAACCCGCAGAAGCAGGCGAACTCGGTCACGATCCGTTGTAGTCCTCAAGCGCAACCGGCGCTCCAGATCTAAAAGTCCCCGAAAACGTACCCGTTCCAGAACCCCTCCCTGTCGACGGCGCTCCCGTTCCCCCGCCAGGAGAAATCGTTCTCCACCGAGGTCTGGCAAACGGTCCAAATCTCGCTCGTTGTCTCAAAGGCATCGGTCAAAGTCACACTCGCCACTACCTGTCAAGAGGAAGTCCAAATCTCCTAGGAAGAGTGGAAGAAGGTCAAAGTCTAAATCTGTCTCTGTAGGCTTGAACAGATCCAAGTCCAGGTCTGAGTCAAGTGATGGGCGTTCAGACAACTCCTCCCCTGCCAGATCCACATCATCTTCTCCTGTTAAACAGATAAAGGCTTCCTCTCCTGAAGCAAAGCAGACAACTGGAGAAAGTGGAGGATTTACAGCTACAGCAG GTGCCTGGAAACCCATGCCCTCATCAGATGCCTCCAGCCCCCAAGCGAGGAGTTCCTCAGATACGTTGCAGGAGCAGCCTCAGGCGCTTTCTCCCAACCATGACAAGGAGCAGAGGCCGCGTGCCAGCTCATCCAATGAACGAAATGTTTCCAGGTCCAGGTCTGGTTCTAGAGAGCCCAGCACTGGCCCAGATGGGTCAGATTGTTCAGCAGCATCAGATGAAGAAGAGGTTTCTTCCTCCCCAGTTAAAATGGTATCTAAACACCAGAAAAGCTCAACTTCTTCACCTCGACGATCAACGTCCAAGTCTACATCTAGAAGGAAGCAGTCAAG GTCCAAGTCTCCTGTGAGAAAAAGAGAATCTGTCTCTCCATCAGAAAGGAAGAAACGGCGGTCCAAGTCTCGGAGTCCTGCCTGGCGAAGGAGGTCGCGCTCTGCCGCACGTCGTAAACGTTCACACTCCAAGTCACGAACCAGAATCCGGCGATCCAAGTCCCGCTCTCCTGCCCGAAAAAGACGATCTCGCTCACCCAATGCCCGTGGGAAGAGGAGGTCCAAATCCACAGACAGAAGCAAGCGATCAAAGAGCCGCTCCACAGGCCGGAGGAAAAGGTCAGGAGACAGAAGTAGGCGATCAAGGTCTCGTTCTTCTGATCGCAGACGCAGGTCTAGGTCAAGGGGCCGAGGGAGGCGCCCGGTGTTTCGCAGTCGTTCGTTTGATAGGCGGGACAGGTGGAAAAGGGAACCCAGTCACTCTCCAGTTCTCATTCTTCGCAAACAGCGACGCTCAGGGTCCCGAACACGACGCAGCACCAGCAAGACTCCTCCACGCCTCACTgacctgg ATAAGGACCAGTTGCTGGAGATAGCCAAAGCTAATGCTGCTGCTATGTGCGCTAAGGCAGGGGTTCCCATTCCTGAGAGTCTTCGGCCGAAAGCCATTCTCCAGCTCCCTCTACCCACTCCATCTCCTACCCCCCTCTCCTTACCTCTACCTTTACCTCTCCCAATGGGCATGGGGATGCCCAACATGCCGAATATGCCCAACATGGGTCAAATGGGGATGCCCAATATTCCAGGAATGCCCAGcatgtcaaacatcaccatgaGTGCCGCTATGGCAAGTATGACAGCAGCTACAATGACAGCTGCCCTGACCAACATGGGTGCCCTGGCAGCCATGCCTCCCCTGGCCCCACTTCCTACAATCACTAACAAACCTCCCCCATGTCTCGTCCCCCCAACGCCAACCCTTAACCTGGACCACATCGAGGAAGCAAAGAGGAAGGTCACACAGCAAGCTAACATTCACACCATCAAGGAGCTTACTGAG AAGTGTAAGATGATTGCAAATAGCAAGGAGGAGATGGCTATTGCTAAACCCCATGTCTCAGACGATGAAAGCTAA